A section of the Ranitomeya imitator isolate aRanImi1 chromosome 7, aRanImi1.pri, whole genome shotgun sequence genome encodes:
- the LOC138645815 gene encoding LOW QUALITY PROTEIN: gastrula zinc finger protein XlCGF26.1-like (The sequence of the model RefSeq protein was modified relative to this genomic sequence to represent the inferred CDS: substituted 2 bases at 2 genomic stop codons) — translation MEKGESDVWDDEWCKEDVPTDGCTRISERHLVSSDFKACDYSIAQDPYEELANVSDMDPFNVQCPNSSQTVEKNKSHKIKVENKRAPTRKKPFSCLECEKCFTTKSNLVTHERIHTGDNLFSCSECDKCFSVKSHLLRHERIHTGEKPFSCSQCGKCFTLKSHLVRHERTHTGEKPFSCSECGKSFTLKSTLVIHERIHTGEKPFSCSECEKCFTLKSLLVRHEKNHTGEKPFSCLECEKCFTRKAALVIHEKIHTGEKPFSCSECGKCFIEKAALVIHERIHTGEKPFSCSECGKCFTLKSTLVIHLRIHTGEKPFSCSECGKCFSQKSALVTHERIHIXEKPYXCSECGKYFTKKSSLVTREKIQAGEKPFSCSECGIFFFT, via the exons ATGGAGAAAGGAGAAAGTGATGTGTGGGATGATGAGTGGTGCAAAGAGGACGTTCCTACAG atggctGTACCAGGATATCCGAAAGACATCTCGTATCTTCAGATTTTAAAGCATGTGATTATAGCATTGCTCAAGACCCATATGAAGAGCTTGCCAATGTCTCAGACATGGATCCTTTTAATGTACAATGTCCTAATTCATCACAGACTGTTGagaaaaataaaagtcacaaaataaAGGTAGAAAATAAAAGAGCTCCCACaaggaagaagccattttcatgtttagaatgtgagaaatgttttactacgaaatcaaatcttgttacacatgagagaattcacacaggtgataatttattttcatgttctgaatgtgacaAATGTTTTAGTGTGAAATCTCATCTTCttagacatgagagaattcacacaggagagaaaccattttcatgttcacagtgtgggaaatgttttactttgaaatctcatcttgttagacatgagagaactcacacaggggagaagccattttcatgttcagaatgtggaaaatctttCACTCTAAAATCAACTCTTgttatacatgagagaattcacacaggagagaagccattttcatgttcagaatgtgagaaatgttttactttGAAATCTCTTCTTGTTAGACATGAgaaaaatcacacaggggagaagccattttcatgtttagaatgtgaaaaatgttttactCGAAAAGCAGCTCTTGTTATACATGAGaaaattcatacaggagagaagccattttcatgttcagaatgtgggaaatgttttatagagaAAGCAGCTCTTgttatacatgagagaattcacacaggagagaagccattttcatgttcagaatgtgggaaatgttttactctaaaatcaactcttgttatacatttgagaattcacacaggagagaagccattttcatgttcggaatgtggaaaatgtttttcacAGAAATCagctcttgttacacatgagagaattcacatatAAGAGAAGCCATAttgatgttcagaatgtgggaaatattttactaagAAATCATCTCTTGTTACACGTGAGAAAATTcaggcaggagagaagccattttcatgttcagaatgtgggattttttttttcacttaa